From Streptomyces sp. NBC_00690, a single genomic window includes:
- a CDS encoding Fpg/Nei family DNA glycosylase — MPEGDTVWRTAQLLHSALAGQVLTRFDLRVPRFATADLTGRPVLEAIARGKHLLTRIEGGLTLHSHLRMDGAWRIFRAGERWHGGPSYEIRAVLGNPSHTAVGYRLPVLELIRTTDEEQAIGRLGPDLLGPDWDPDIAVTNLLTEPSRPLGEALLDQRNLAGIGNVYKSELAFLAGVTPWSPVADLPAGVPERLMITAHRLLTANRNTFDRQTTARTPGGGSTATRLFVYGRSGMPCLRCGATVRRAAQGQGPGAERVTYWCPGCQQGPVR; from the coding sequence ATGCCCGAAGGCGACACCGTCTGGCGTACCGCGCAGCTGCTGCACTCGGCTCTCGCGGGGCAGGTGCTTACCCGCTTCGACCTGCGGGTCCCGCGCTTCGCCACCGCGGATCTCACCGGTAGGCCCGTTCTGGAGGCCATCGCGCGGGGCAAACACCTCCTCACCAGGATCGAAGGCGGGCTGACCCTCCACTCTCATCTCAGGATGGACGGGGCTTGGCGGATCTTCCGCGCGGGCGAGCGCTGGCACGGCGGCCCCTCGTACGAGATCCGAGCCGTCCTGGGGAATCCCTCGCACACCGCGGTCGGCTATCGGCTCCCCGTACTGGAGCTGATCCGCACCACCGACGAGGAGCAGGCGATCGGCCGGCTGGGGCCCGATCTTCTGGGCCCGGACTGGGATCCGGACATCGCGGTGACCAATCTGCTCACCGAGCCGTCCCGCCCGCTCGGCGAGGCACTCCTCGACCAACGCAATCTCGCGGGCATCGGCAATGTCTACAAGTCGGAACTCGCATTCCTCGCCGGTGTCACTCCCTGGTCACCCGTGGCGGACCTGCCGGCCGGGGTGCCGGAGCGACTCATGATCACCGCCCATCGGCTTCTCACCGCGAACCGGAACACATTCGACCGGCAGACGACCGCCCGAACACCGGGTGGCGGTAGTACGGCGACCCGACTGTTCGTCTACGGCCGCTCGGGGATGCCGTGCCTGCGATGCGGCGCGACAGTCCGCAGGGCCGCACAGGGCCAGGGGCCGGGTGCCGAGCGGGTGACCTACTGGTGCCCGGGCTGCCAGCAGGGGCCCGTGCGCTGA
- a CDS encoding Dps family protein has product MSVVKSPLSETDLKAVGDALRGALVDLVDLGLVAKQVHWNVVGPRFRSVHLQLDEVVDTARLHSDTVAERCSAIGVTPDGRAATVASQSAIGTVPEGWIKDGDAVRVLVDALGAVIVRMRERINVTGEPDPVSQDILIGLTADLEKHAWMFQAETA; this is encoded by the coding sequence ATGTCTGTCGTGAAGAGCCCCCTGTCCGAGACCGACCTCAAGGCGGTCGGCGACGCCCTTCGGGGCGCGCTCGTGGATCTGGTGGACCTCGGCCTGGTGGCCAAGCAGGTGCACTGGAACGTGGTGGGCCCGCGGTTCCGCTCCGTCCACCTCCAACTCGACGAGGTCGTGGACACGGCCCGGCTGCACTCCGACACCGTGGCGGAACGCTGTTCGGCGATCGGTGTGACCCCGGACGGCCGTGCGGCCACCGTGGCATCTCAGAGCGCCATCGGGACCGTCCCCGAAGGCTGGATCAAGGACGGCGACGCCGTACGGGTCCTCGTCGACGCGCTGGGCGCCGTCATCGTACGGATGCGGGAACGCATCAATGTGACCGGTGAGCCCGACCCGGTGAGCCAGGACATCCTGATCGGTCTCACCGCGGACCTGGAAAAGCACGCCTGGATGTTCCAGGCGGAGACCGCCTGA